One Streptomyces sp. NBC_00223 genomic window carries:
- a CDS encoding NUDIX hydrolase, with product MPPSTEHIRAVTEAYLARHPDERGSLAMLFAALAGAADPTSRKTFPAHVTCSAILINDERHVLHILHKASRKLLAPGGHNEPSDQHLRDAALRELHEEAGIPPSAVVPLAGHEDIPLDIDVHAIDANLSKNEPAHHHVDFRWAFHLGADHAVTLQEEEVDGYQWRPFATTASPTVRAKLAQLT from the coding sequence TTGCCACCCTCCACCGAACACATCCGCGCAGTCACCGAGGCGTACCTCGCCCGCCACCCGGACGAGCGCGGCTCCCTGGCGATGCTGTTCGCCGCGCTCGCCGGCGCGGCCGATCCCACCAGCCGCAAGACCTTCCCCGCCCACGTGACCTGCAGCGCCATCCTCATCAACGATGAACGGCACGTGCTCCACATCCTGCACAAGGCGTCCAGGAAACTGCTGGCGCCCGGCGGGCACAACGAACCGTCCGACCAGCACCTGCGCGACGCCGCCCTGCGCGAACTGCACGAGGAGGCCGGCATCCCGCCCAGCGCCGTCGTCCCCCTCGCCGGCCACGAGGACATCCCCCTCGACATCGACGTGCACGCGATCGACGCGAACCTGTCGAAGAACGAGCCGGCTCACCACCACGTGGACTTCCGCTGGGCCTTCCACCTCGGGGCCGATCACGCGGTGACGCTGCAGGAGGAGGAGGTCGACGGCTACCAGTGGCGGCCGTTCGCGACCACCGCCTCACCCACCGTCCGCGCCAAGCTCGCCCAGCTCACCTGA
- a CDS encoding 3-deoxy-manno-octulosonate cytidylyltransferase — MAATTARPIDAERRRHIAVIPCRWGASRFPGKPLALLGGMPLLWHVHQRCLEAKRLDGAIVATDDERIEAACRELGIDSIRTGEHLTGTDRVAEVAERLPADGYINVQGDEPFISPTAINDVSEALEFTPPGTCAVNAYTELVDVGAVLDHNVVKVVVTARSEALMFSRQPIPYPRGDRPKYLRQLGLYGFTGEALQHFRQLQQGPLERAEGVEMLRFVEHGHAVRMVPVLDDGVAVDTPADLARAERLIG, encoded by the coding sequence GTGGCCGCCACCACAGCCCGACCGATCGACGCCGAACGGCGCCGGCACATCGCCGTCATACCCTGCCGCTGGGGTGCCTCCCGCTTCCCCGGCAAACCGCTGGCCCTCCTCGGCGGCATGCCGCTGCTCTGGCACGTCCACCAGCGCTGCCTGGAGGCGAAACGCCTCGACGGAGCCATCGTCGCGACGGACGACGAACGCATTGAAGCAGCGTGCCGCGAACTCGGCATCGACAGCATCCGTACCGGGGAGCACCTCACCGGCACCGACCGCGTCGCGGAGGTCGCCGAACGCCTGCCGGCCGACGGATACATCAACGTCCAGGGCGACGAGCCGTTCATCTCGCCGACCGCCATCAACGACGTCTCCGAGGCCCTGGAATTCACTCCGCCCGGCACCTGCGCCGTGAACGCCTACACCGAGCTGGTCGACGTCGGCGCCGTCCTGGACCACAACGTCGTCAAGGTCGTCGTCACGGCCCGCAGCGAGGCCCTCATGTTCTCGCGCCAGCCCATCCCATACCCCAGGGGCGACCGGCCGAAGTACCTGCGCCAACTGGGCCTCTACGGCTTCACCGGCGAGGCGCTCCAGCACTTCCGGCAGCTCCAGCAGGGGCCCCTGGAGCGTGCCGAGGGAGTGGAGATGCTGCGCTTCGTCGAACACGGCCACGCCGTGCGGATGGTGCCTGTCCTGGACGACGGGGTGGCCGTAGACACTCCCGCGGATCTGGCGCGCGCCGAGCGGCTTATCGGCTAG